A window of Hevea brasiliensis isolate MT/VB/25A 57/8 chromosome 14, ASM3005281v1, whole genome shotgun sequence contains these coding sequences:
- the LOC110645439 gene encoding elongator complex protein 6-like isoform X2 has protein sequence MLTLRCPGEKIRNPFELYSWRDGNEEKSEGGFAALYGKIQKSMRALPENYKNHVTITIDDVSRMEVAAYGFSDHILDFLHYCHTLTSDFGCSLVILNHEDIHSDMERFMLQMEYLADILIETEPLATGLAADVHGQLFCSKDCASKARLIY, from the exons ATGCTTACACTACGGTGTCCGGGTGAGAAAATCAG GAATCCTTTCGAATTGTATTCTTGGCGAGATGGAAATGAGGAAAAGAGTGAAGGTGGATTTGCTGCATTGTATGGAAAAATACAAAAGAGTATGCGTGCCCTACCTGAAAACTACAAGAACCATGTGACCATCACGATAGATGATGTATCTCGCATGGAGGTGGCTGCTTATGGCTTTTCAGATCATATCTTAGACTTTCTGCATTATTGCCACACTCTAACATCAGATTTT GGTTGTTCATTAGTAATACTTAATCATGAGGATATACATTCAGACATGGAGAGGTTCATGTTACAAATGGAGTACCTTGCAGATATTTTGATAGAGACAGAACCTTTGGCCACTGGTTTGGCAGCTGATGTGCATGGGCAG
- the LOC110645439 gene encoding elongator complex protein 6-like isoform X3, producing the protein MLTLRCPGEKIRNPFELYSWRDGNEEKSEGGFAALYGKIQKSMRALPENYKNHVTITIDDVSRMEVAAYGFSDHILDFLHYCHTLTSDFGCSLVILNHEDIHSDMERFMLQMEYLADILIETEPLATGLAADVHGQQGLC; encoded by the exons ATGCTTACACTACGGTGTCCGGGTGAGAAAATCAG GAATCCTTTCGAATTGTATTCTTGGCGAGATGGAAATGAGGAAAAGAGTGAAGGTGGATTTGCTGCATTGTATGGAAAAATACAAAAGAGTATGCGTGCCCTACCTGAAAACTACAAGAACCATGTGACCATCACGATAGATGATGTATCTCGCATGGAGGTGGCTGCTTATGGCTTTTCAGATCATATCTTAGACTTTCTGCATTATTGCCACACTCTAACATCAGATTTT GGTTGTTCATTAGTAATACTTAATCATGAGGATATACATTCAGACATGGAGAGGTTCATGTTACAAATGGAGTACCTTGCAGATATTTTGATAGAGACAGAACCTTTGGCCACTGGTTTGGCAGCTGATGTGCATGGGCAG